Below is a window of Candidatus Poribacteria bacterium DNA.
TCCCCACGAACATCAATAACTGGCAACTCAGTCTCGTCAAAAAATATGACGAAGAGATTGTGCTTGCGAAGCTGCCAAGTTACAAACTCCAACCGGGTGAGTATCTTGTCGTCTACAATCGGGATCCTGGAGATACCATCCTGGCAGGTGGTGTCAATGTTGGCGAACTCGGGTCACACGTTGAAAAGGGTGCTTCACACAAGTATGTGGTTAGCTCCGATTTGAACCTTCCGAATGCAGATGGGTTCCTTCTTATCCTTAGAACGGGGACCGATAAGAACAAAACGCATGAAAAGGTCAAGGATATCGCCGGTAACCATTTCGTCACACACGGGCTCGAAAATCAGTTTATTAATCAAAGAACGAATGTCTGGCCCTTGAAATACTGGAAAGTTCCTGGTGATCGGGACGGGAACGACTTTAGCGGTAGTAACTTCGCCTCTCGGAACAAGTCTTTCGGACGCGAAACTGGACTGAACGATAAAGGTGTCTACTGGCCCGAAAGTGGTGCGAACAGACTCCACAAAGACAACTGGCAAACCAACGGTTTCGGGTATCAGGGCGGAGTGGGTTATGATCTTGGCGTTGATCCCCCTATGGCTCCCGGAACGCCCGGTTACGCCAATAATTCGTCTCGTAACGTCATTGCTGATGATCGTGACAACGCTGCTGGCAAAACGCCTTACGCTTTCAGTGGTATGATCACGATTAGCGAGATTATGTATGATGCCGGTCCACGCTGGAACCTCATCCAGTGGATTGAACTCTACAACTCCTCCATGACAGAAGCGATCAACCTGAACGGGTGGATGATGGAAATTCGCAACGAACAGACGGACGTTGAGTCCTTCGTGGATTCCAGTTTCGAGTTCAAAGGTGATGTTTTTATCCAACCCAACCGGACACTGCTCCTTGTTTCAGGCACAGGGGTTAATGACGTAGATAGGAACAGAGTCTACAACCTCTACGAGAACAACCGTACGGATTTAGGCTTGGTCGCTCGCGACAGCCGACTCCTGAGCAGCGCAGGTTTCTACATTGCGCTCAGTGCAAAAGTTAACGAGGGCGGTTCGACCCAAATGATAGTCATTGACGAAGCGGGTAACGTGATGGTGGACGGTGCAGCACGGATACATCAGTGGGATCTCCCTGCACGTGGTGATGTGCGTCAGTCACTCGTCCGTCAATACGGTAGTCGCCAAATTGATGGCACAGCTGACATGGCGAGTGATGGCACGATGTCCACCTCTTGGAACCAGTCCGACCTTAGTGGTGCGGGTATCAGTTTCTACGGACATCGCAACGATGTTGGCACCCCCGGGTTCCGTCTCGGTGGTCCACTGCCCGTTTCGCTCTCCAGCTTCCGTCCCGTCCGTGATGACGCCACTGGACACGTCGTCGTCCGTTGGATTACACAGTCTGAATTGAACAACGCCGGATTCAACATCCTGCGGAGTGAAAGCAAGACGGGTGAATTCACAGTCGTCAACGTCAAAGGTATCGTTCCCGGACACGGCACGACATCTGAAAAGCATGTCTACGAGTGGACGGACACCACGGCGAAACCCAACGTTGTCTATTATTATCAAATCGAAGATGTGTCGTTAGACGGCAAGCGCACGCGCCTTGCGACGACGCGTCTGAAAGGTCATGTCTCTGCAGCAGGGAAGGTCACCACGACCTGGGGTGATTTGAAAGATGTTGACTAAGCTGCGAGACAAACAAGGTTATTTCAGGGATACAATCTATTTGAACTAACCTACCAACCGATAAAGGCGGTGTATCCCTACACCGCCTTTATTTTTTTACATCGTTTCTGAATCGCGGATTATGGGAAATCGTCTGAAGCAGGATTTATAGGATGATTGGGATTTGCACGAGGAGGGGCGTATCGGTTGCTGTACCGCAAACTTCAGTTTGCGTGATGAAATGCACAATCTAAAGATTGTGCTACAAAGATATCAAGTGGCACGGCTCGGCACCTCACCCGCAGGCGAAAAGGCTTTATCTGTCTGAATCTCGGATTTTCACGGATGAGGCGGATGGACGCGGATTATGGGAAATCGTCTGAAGCGGGATTTACAGGATGATTGGGATTTGCAGAATGAGAGAGTATTAGTTGGTGTAGCGCAAACTTTTAGTTTGCGTGCTGAGATGCCCACGTGCATACGGTTTCAACAAATAGCTTGATTATCTACTGAAAAATAAAGGGCAATCAAAAGTGCTGTAATCCTGAAAATCCGTATAATCCCGCAAATCCTGCTTCAGACGGGAATATTATCTAACATCATATTTTCAACGGTAAAAAAATGGAACTGCTTTCTTTACAGGTTGGGTGTTTTTGCTTGGGTGTTTCCCCACCAACCCTTTTACACATCGAAACATTGAGATTACAATAGAAAATTCGGGGGTAGAAACCCCTCCTACATAGAAATGGAGAAGGTATTTCTTATGAAAAACTTAATGACACAGAAATTCATTTTCGGTCTACTGATGGCATGCGTGCTGGCGTCGGGTGTGCAGGGTGTTGCGGATGCGTTGACTTTTGGAACAACTCGGTCTGGGGATCTGCAAACAGCATCGCTTAACCAGCAGTTTACAATCAAGTTTTCCGTAACCCCTAAGGGAAACACTTCAATTAGAAATGCCAATGGCGACCTTATTGATCAGAATGATGTCCTTATCAATAGTTCTGGATATTACATTAACGCGGATGGAGACTATCTTGATGGTCCTAATGGTTCGGTTGTGACGAATTCGGCTGATAGAGTGAAAGCTGAGGATGCTGTACGCTATCATTACAATCAAGAGCAGGTTGACATTGCGGTCACCAATGCTAACATCATTAAGGTCGGAAGTTACGGTATTACACCTGCGGCTACGCACTCTCTGATGGAAACTGGTGAGCGTGAAGACAAACTTAGCAGCAGTATCACCTTGACCCTTGTTCGTACCGAGACCACTGGAGAAGAGGTTACAATCACGATATCAGATATGACCCCTCTGCCTGACTTACCCAATGGAACTGATGATCGCGCAACACCAAATCAGGTGTTCACAGTTTACGTAGTGCAAGAACGCGATGCAAGTCCAACTGGTCTTAGTCTTGGAGGTTTAGTCAGCGATCAAAACTACCAAACCGATCACAATGACTTTGCCGATCCGACAATTACGGTTTCAGGTGTGGCGGCGCATACCAGAGTTAAGTATGAGGTTATTGAAGGTTCTGGACGGCTTTATGTGCAGGAAGGAACTCGTATGGGTTCTGCTTCGCGTTCACTTTCGACCTCAAGTAGTGCTGTAGTCCATCTTGATATGGCTGGTACAACTAACAGAGTTAGAGCATCTATCGCCGGTGCTGTTCCCACGACAGGTATCTACATCTTTGGATATCCGACCGTGGCGATAGTCAGTGGTAATAATCAGGAAGGTGCTTTAGGCGGACGGCTTGAAAATCCGCTTGTTGTTAGGGTGACGGATGGAAAAGGTAGAAATATTTCCGGATTAGCGGCTGTATTTAGTTCCCCAGGAGGCGGCGTATTCTTTCCTGTCTCTGGCACAACTGTCTATACCTCTGATATTGCTGGTACAATGTTGGCGACGGGTTTTACTGCCAACACGGTAGTCGCTACATCAACGCGCCCAGGATCGGGTGGTGCCATAGCCGTACAAACTAATTCGAGTGGTCAGGTGAGCACCTATTTTCAATTAGCTGCCACTGGTGCAAGCCAAGTTGTTAACGTCACTGCAGGCGGGAGTCCCCTCCTGAACCCCTTTAGACCTTCGGGCGAAACCGAATCGGGTATACCGAGTATAGAGATTGAGTCGGGTAGCGGTCAGCGTGCAGTCAATGGGAATGTTGAGGATCCGTTGGTTGTTGTTGTACGCAAGGGTGGACAGCGAGTTTCGGGTGAGACGGTTACGTTTACCACAGATAGGGGCGTTTTGTCAAATACTCCTAGGACTGGTGAAACTTCTGGATCAGGGCCCAACGTAACGGATATAACCGATGGACAGGGACGTGCCTCGGTTACGTACTCTCTTGACTT
It encodes the following:
- a CDS encoding lamin tail domain-containing protein; translated protein: MLSKKLTFSLVFVLALALVAGPAFAQQSFVSTDLNTDGADTPGPLGEKGFVIFEMAGANTDPASNGILGSEVTQVPAAPAETFPNLRTFFANGGTIELLMKGNAGKYTKAGPRLVISEILWGISENDARDQWIEVYNNGTALAAADHVVLLFTTNQRVERDTVRFIAPSADGDDVAASATPTIVAADTDDTATTLYRVVDRVTTRPRGGGGIFTLPGTASGRITAQVAANVNPAIPTSALVSAYRKGWDGSTYRALNGRGKDDPAADDSAGPAALRDVGDGGNAGRWAATTAPFNIDHTMAITATPGALNASGGRGDVVNAPRPAAEPASLSATGVIINEVRNDTSEANLDWIELFNNTDPSAAGAVPTNINNWQLSLVKKYDEEIVLAKLPSYKLQPGEYLVVYNRDPGDTILAGGVNVGELGSHVEKGASHKYVVSSDLNLPNADGFLLILRTGTDKNKTHEKVKDIAGNHFVTHGLENQFINQRTNVWPLKYWKVPGDRDGNDFSGSNFASRNKSFGRETGLNDKGVYWPESGANRLHKDNWQTNGFGYQGGVGYDLGVDPPMAPGTPGYANNSSRNVIADDRDNAAGKTPYAFSGMITISEIMYDAGPRWNLIQWIELYNSSMTEAINLNGWMMEIRNEQTDVESFVDSSFEFKGDVFIQPNRTLLLVSGTGVNDVDRNRVYNLYENNRTDLGLVARDSRLLSSAGFYIALSAKVNEGGSTQMIVIDEAGNVMVDGAARIHQWDLPARGDVRQSLVRQYGSRQIDGTADMASDGTMSTSWNQSDLSGAGISFYGHRNDVGTPGFRLGGPLPVSLSSFRPVRDDATGHVVVRWITQSELNNAGFNILRSESKTGEFTVVNVKGIVPGHGTTSEKHVYEWTDTTAKPNVVYYYQIEDVSLDGKRTRLATTRLKGHVSAAGKVTTTWGDLKDVD